In one Mucilaginibacter sp. PAMB04168 genomic region, the following are encoded:
- a CDS encoding glycoside hydrolase family 3 C-terminal domain-containing protein, whose protein sequence is MRKLLYLLLCTVLITGVSSYKPVSTTFQFPFQDRALTIDQRVNDLVARLTLAEKVGQMLNAAPAVERLGIPAYNWWNESLHGIARTPFKVTVYPQAIGMAATFDVNAMHQMAEYTADEGRAVYNESVKANRRGIYLGLTYWTPNINIFRDPRWGRGQETYGEDPYLTANLGKSFVTGLQGNDPVYLKAAACAKHYAVHSGPEPVRHEFNTDVSNYDLWDTYLPAFHDLIVESKVAGVMCAYNAFRGEPCCGSGLLLNDILRKQWNFNGYLTSDCGAIDDFYQKHKTHADAEAAAADAVLHGTDVECGNVTYLSLVKAVEHGKITEQQIDVSLKRLFTIRFRLGMFDPPGQDKYGKIGAEMLETPEHKAHALKMARQSIVLLKNQNNTLPLSKRLKKVAVIGPNADNPISVLGNYNGMPSAISTPYQAIKAKLGSSADVYYDQAISYTSLSYTRNVDLGTLGNIGGQKGFKAEYWQNNTLSGAPVVTRQETALNYIWRDGTFVVGSVSQKNFSARWTTDFTANSNDEITFELTGNKPYKLIIDGEERTLSGEPDGFGPKTYALKASKGKNYHIVMEYRQTEGRATFNFKSGVAVKSDLNAIVQSVKDADAIVYVGGISPQLEGEEMRVNQPGFNGGDRTSIDLPKVQTDLLKALQTTGKPVVFVMMTGSAIAIPWEAEHIPAIMNAWYGGQSAGTAIADVLFGDYNPAGRLPVTFYKSDKDLPSFNSYAMDNRTYRYFGGQPLYGFGYGLSYTTFKYGNLTVPLLNRTNKNIPVSVKVTNTGKMGGEEVVQLYISHRGLSYKTPVRALKGFKRIYLKAGESKAVTFTLTPKELAVIDDIGHAVQQPGKLSVSVGGAQPSAQTRLNYKTVERIIQIRG, encoded by the coding sequence ATGAGAAAACTTCTGTACCTGCTTTTGTGTACTGTTCTTATTACGGGTGTATCCTCCTACAAACCTGTATCAACAACATTTCAATTTCCGTTTCAGGATCGGGCTTTAACTATTGATCAGCGGGTTAACGACCTGGTTGCGCGGCTTACCCTGGCTGAAAAGGTTGGCCAGATGCTGAATGCCGCACCTGCGGTTGAACGCCTGGGCATACCCGCTTATAACTGGTGGAACGAGAGCTTGCATGGAATAGCACGTACGCCTTTTAAAGTTACTGTTTACCCGCAAGCCATAGGCATGGCGGCAACTTTTGATGTAAACGCCATGCACCAGATGGCCGAGTACACGGCAGACGAAGGCCGAGCCGTATATAACGAAAGCGTAAAAGCTAACCGCCGGGGCATATACCTGGGCCTCACCTACTGGACACCCAATATCAACATTTTCAGAGATCCACGCTGGGGCCGCGGACAGGAAACTTATGGCGAAGACCCGTACCTTACTGCCAACCTAGGCAAGTCATTTGTAACCGGCTTACAGGGCAATGACCCGGTATACCTAAAAGCAGCCGCCTGCGCTAAGCACTACGCCGTACACAGCGGGCCTGAGCCCGTAAGGCACGAGTTTAATACCGATGTAAGCAATTATGATCTATGGGACACCTACCTGCCTGCCTTTCATGACCTTATTGTAGAAAGTAAGGTGGCAGGCGTAATGTGCGCCTATAATGCCTTCAGGGGCGAGCCTTGCTGTGGCAGTGGACTTCTATTAAATGATATTTTGCGCAAGCAATGGAACTTTAACGGTTACCTAACTTCAGATTGTGGCGCAATTGACGATTTTTACCAAAAGCATAAAACACACGCCGACGCCGAGGCTGCGGCGGCTGATGCTGTGTTACATGGCACCGACGTGGAATGCGGTAACGTTACTTACCTATCGCTGGTTAAAGCAGTTGAGCATGGCAAGATAACCGAGCAGCAAATTGATGTTTCTTTAAAAAGGTTATTTACCATTCGTTTTCGCTTAGGTATGTTCGACCCTCCGGGCCAAGATAAGTACGGCAAAATAGGCGCAGAAATGCTGGAAACGCCCGAGCACAAAGCCCATGCTTTAAAAATGGCCCGCCAAAGTATCGTACTGCTAAAAAATCAAAATAATACCTTGCCGCTGAGCAAAAGGCTAAAAAAGGTTGCGGTAATTGGCCCCAATGCGGATAACCCTATTAGCGTGCTGGGCAATTACAATGGTATGCCATCGGCAATCAGTACACCTTACCAGGCTATTAAAGCTAAGTTAGGCAGCAGTGCCGATGTTTATTATGATCAGGCTATTAGCTATACCAGTTTAAGTTATACCCGTAATGTTGATTTAGGCACATTAGGTAATATTGGCGGGCAAAAAGGGTTTAAGGCCGAGTATTGGCAAAACAATACATTAAGCGGTGCTCCGGTAGTAACCCGCCAAGAAACTGCCTTGAATTATATTTGGCGAGACGGCACTTTTGTAGTTGGCTCGGTTAGTCAAAAAAACTTTTCGGCGCGCTGGACCACCGATTTTACCGCCAATAGTAACGATGAGATTACCTTTGAACTAACAGGCAACAAGCCTTACAAGCTAATTATTGATGGCGAAGAACGTACCCTAAGCGGCGAACCTGACGGTTTTGGCCCCAAAACTTATGCGTTAAAGGCCAGTAAAGGCAAAAATTATCATATTGTGATGGAGTACCGCCAAACTGAGGGGCGTGCTACATTTAACTTCAAATCAGGCGTGGCTGTTAAATCTGACCTTAACGCTATTGTACAAAGCGTTAAGGATGCCGACGCTATTGTTTATGTAGGCGGCATATCTCCACAATTAGAAGGGGAAGAAATGCGGGTTAATCAACCTGGTTTTAATGGCGGCGACCGTACCAGCATTGATTTGCCCAAGGTACAAACCGATTTACTAAAAGCACTGCAAACCACCGGCAAACCGGTTGTATTTGTTATGATGACCGGCAGCGCCATTGCCATCCCATGGGAAGCCGAACATATACCGGCTATAATGAATGCCTGGTACGGTGGTCAATCGGCCGGTACCGCTATTGCCGACGTGCTGTTTGGCGATTACAATCCCGCAGGCCGTTTACCGGTTACTTTTTATAAAAGCGATAAAGACCTGCCATCATTCAACAGCTACGCTATGGATAACCGCACGTACAGATATTTTGGCGGTCAGCCTTTGTATGGGTTTGGCTATGGCTTAAGCTACACCACATTTAAGTATGGTAACCTAACTGTGCCTTTACTCAACCGCACCAATAAAAACATACCGGTAAGTGTTAAGGTAACCAATACCGGCAAAATGGGTGGCGAGGAGGTGGTACAACTCTACATTTCGCACCGAGGCTTATCTTACAAAACGCCGGTGCGGGCTTTAAAAGGCTTTAAACGCATTTACTTGAAGGCCGGCGAGAGCAAGGCAGTCACCTTTACCCTTACGCCGAAAGAACTGGCCGTGATAGATGATATAGGCCATGCCGTACAGCAGCCCGGCAAATTATCGGTAAGCGTGGGCGGCGCGCAGCCCAGCGCACAAACCCGGTTAAACTATAAAACCGTAGAACGCATTA